A stretch of the Deinobacterium chartae genome encodes the following:
- a CDS encoding fumarylacetoacetate hydrolase family protein, protein MRYVRFAVGEQIFWGELEEDTVHGTLEPGGTRTLANYHLADVTLMPPAHPSKIVCVGRNYAKHIKELGNDQNGLPQEPGLFLKGPNTLAAPGGHLAYPEWTQSFHYEGELAVVMGRRAHHLTRENALDYVLGYTMAIDLTARDVQKTDLQWFRAKAADGFCPLGPWIETVLDPSDLRIQTRVNGETRQDGRTSDMIFKLPDILAYVTRYVTLEPGDVVLTGTPEGVGELQRGDHIEVEIDGIGVLDFHID, encoded by the coding sequence ATGCGCTACGTAAGATTTGCCGTTGGAGAGCAGATTTTCTGGGGAGAACTCGAGGAAGATACCGTTCACGGCACGCTGGAGCCGGGCGGTACCCGGACGCTGGCCAACTATCATCTGGCCGACGTAACCCTGATGCCCCCTGCCCATCCCAGCAAGATCGTCTGCGTGGGCCGCAACTATGCCAAGCACATCAAGGAATTGGGCAACGACCAGAACGGTCTGCCGCAGGAGCCGGGCCTGTTTCTTAAGGGGCCCAACACCCTGGCAGCCCCGGGTGGGCACCTGGCCTACCCGGAGTGGACCCAGAGCTTTCACTACGAAGGTGAGCTGGCGGTGGTGATGGGACGGCGTGCCCATCACCTGACGCGCGAGAACGCGCTCGACTACGTGCTGGGTTACACCATGGCGATCGACCTGACCGCTCGGGACGTGCAGAAGACGGACCTGCAGTGGTTCCGTGCCAAGGCGGCGGACGGTTTTTGCCCGTTGGGCCCCTGGATCGAGACCGTGCTGGATCCGTCGGATCTGCGCATTCAGACGCGGGTGAACGGTGAGACCCGTCAAGACGGCCGTACCTCGGACATGATCTTCAAGCTGCCGGACATCTTGGCCTACGTGACCCGCTACGTGACCCTCGAGCCGGGCGACGTGGTGCTGACCGGTACGCCCGAGGGCGTGGGCGAACTGCAGCGCGGAGATCACATCGAGGTGGAGATCGACGGGATCGGCGTGCTGGACTTTCACATCGACTGA
- a CDS encoding aspartate aminotransferase family protein translates to MAVSGFIRADEVLHEQLSPQRALELDVRYGNADLLTALEILGVAGPFRAVTPWELEDPRGVRRIQAGGYAALPFGENYPPLTQFLAKVLEASRATGLPQQASSAWRAALQSNLIRLLSMHYPSHADSQVFFSNSGTEAIEGAIKFARAARPRAQHLISFNSAYHGKTLGSLSVTPNAEYQDMFRPLVPGAVTLPYGDFDALRAKIAELRPDNVTAVLVEPIQGEGGVITPPEGFLRRLGELCHTHGILVIADEIQTGLGRTGHWFESAAQGLDPDIITLAKPLGGGLVAVGATIARKWIFKKMLGGLASKRHSNTFGGNTVAMAVGLKSLEMLIDENLPERSRRLGELGLERLRRIQAAYPELMSEVRGAGLLLAMQFQPVLSHRLLRSQDELIKELSSILALRELHVAGVQANLSLSSKRVVRLTPALNMPEDLFATMFDRVEAMARHNPQAWRMLARTPPGVLLKLGSFALRS, encoded by the coding sequence ATGGCAGTTTCTGGCTTTATCCGTGCGGACGAGGTACTGCACGAACAACTCTCCCCCCAACGCGCCCTCGAGCTGGACGTGCGTTACGGCAATGCCGACTTGCTCACGGCCCTCGAGATCCTGGGGGTGGCCGGGCCCTTCCGGGCCGTTACTCCCTGGGAACTCGAGGATCCGCGCGGGGTGCGGCGCATTCAGGCGGGCGGCTACGCAGCACTCCCCTTCGGTGAAAACTACCCGCCGTTGACGCAGTTTTTGGCCAAGGTCCTCGAGGCGAGCCGCGCGACCGGCCTGCCGCAGCAGGCCTCATCGGCGTGGCGGGCAGCCCTGCAGTCCAACCTGATCCGGCTGCTCTCGATGCACTACCCCAGCCACGCGGACTCACAGGTGTTCTTCTCGAACTCGGGCACCGAGGCCATCGAGGGCGCCATCAAGTTCGCGCGAGCCGCACGCCCGCGCGCACAACACCTGATCTCGTTCAACTCGGCATACCACGGCAAAACCCTGGGGTCACTGTCGGTGACGCCCAACGCCGAGTACCAGGACATGTTCCGCCCCCTGGTTCCCGGAGCGGTCACGCTGCCCTACGGAGATTTCGACGCGCTGCGCGCCAAGATCGCGGAGTTGCGCCCGGACAACGTTACGGCGGTGCTGGTCGAGCCGATCCAGGGCGAGGGCGGCGTGATCACGCCGCCCGAAGGCTTCTTGCGCCGGCTCGGGGAGCTGTGCCACACCCACGGCATCTTGGTGATCGCCGACGAGATCCAGACCGGTCTGGGCCGCACCGGGCACTGGTTCGAGAGTGCCGCGCAAGGCCTGGACCCCGACATCATCACGCTGGCCAAACCGCTGGGCGGCGGTCTGGTGGCGGTGGGAGCCACCATCGCCCGCAAGTGGATTTTCAAGAAGATGCTGGGCGGACTGGCATCGAAGCGGCACTCGAACACCTTCGGTGGCAATACGGTCGCCATGGCGGTCGGCTTAAAGTCGCTGGAAATGCTGATCGACGAGAACCTGCCCGAGCGCTCGAGGCGGCTGGGAGAGCTGGGCCTCGAGCGGCTGCGCCGTATCCAGGCCGCCTATCCCGAGCTGATGTCCGAGGTGCGCGGAGCGGGCCTGCTGCTGGCGATGCAGTTCCAGCCGGTGCTGAGTCACCGCCTGCTGCGCTCGCAAGACGAGCTGATCAAGGAACTGTCCTCGATCCTGGCACTGCGCGAGCTGCACGTAGCGGGCGTGCAGGCCAACCTGTCGCTGTCTTCCAAGCGGGTGGTGCGCCTGACCCCGGCCCTGAACATGCCCGAAGATCTGTTCGCCACCATGTTCGACCGGGTAGAGGCCATGGCCCGGCATAATCCGCAGGCGTGGCGCATGCTGGCACGGACCCCACCGGGCGTTTTGCTAAAACTGGGCAGCTTTGCGTTGAGAAGCTGA
- a CDS encoding citrate/2-methylcitrate synthase, with protein MSTTNPNIAKGLEGIVFTESKLTFINGTEGILTHLGIPIQEWAEKSTFEELSFALLQARLPKADELAAFDAQLKANREIPGELLDIIAAYPKGIHPMQALRTAVSHLGLFDPQAEEITAEARYAIGVRMIAQFATIIAALGRTQEGKEPIAPRQDLTHAGNFLYMLNGTEPTPEQARLFDMALILHADHSMNASTFTAIATASTLSDMYSAITSAIGSLKGPLHGGANEAVMDMLDEIGTVENAVPYITAKLDNKEKIMGVGHRVYKFFDPRSRVLRDYAAKVAEQQGKSHYYQILETIEQAVVERLSSKGIYPNVDFYSGVVYSDLGIKKEYFTPIFALARISGWVASVNEYTANNRLLRPTAEYIGPVDQHYVDIQNR; from the coding sequence ATGAGCACCACGAACCCCAACATTGCCAAGGGCCTAGAGGGCATCGTCTTTACCGAGAGCAAGCTGACCTTTATCAACGGCACCGAGGGCATCTTGACCCACCTCGGCATCCCGATCCAGGAGTGGGCCGAGAAGAGCACCTTCGAGGAACTGTCTTTTGCGCTGCTGCAGGCCCGCCTGCCCAAGGCCGACGAGCTGGCCGCCTTTGACGCGCAGCTCAAGGCCAACCGCGAGATCCCGGGCGAGCTGCTCGACATCATCGCCGCTTACCCCAAGGGTATTCACCCGATGCAGGCGCTGCGCACCGCAGTGAGCCACCTGGGCCTGTTCGATCCGCAGGCCGAGGAGATCACCGCCGAGGCCCGCTACGCCATCGGCGTGCGCATGATCGCACAGTTTGCGACCATCATCGCGGCTTTGGGCCGTACCCAGGAGGGCAAGGAGCCCATCGCTCCCCGTCAGGATCTGACCCACGCGGGTAACTTCTTGTACATGCTCAACGGCACCGAGCCGACCCCCGAGCAGGCCCGCCTGTTCGACATGGCGCTGATCTTGCACGCCGACCACTCGATGAACGCCTCGACCTTCACCGCCATCGCCACCGCCTCGACGCTGTCGGACATGTACAGCGCCATCACCAGCGCGATCGGCAGCCTCAAGGGCCCGCTGCACGGCGGTGCCAACGAGGCCGTGATGGACATGCTCGACGAGATCGGCACGGTCGAGAACGCGGTTCCCTACATCACCGCGAAGCTGGACAACAAGGAGAAGATCATGGGCGTGGGTCACCGCGTCTACAAGTTCTTCGATCCGCGTTCGCGCGTGCTGCGTGACTACGCCGCCAAGGTGGCCGAGCAGCAGGGCAAGAGCCACTACTATCAGATCCTCGAGACCATCGAGCAGGCTGTGGTGGAGCGCCTGTCCTCCAAGGGCATTTACCCGAACGTGGACTTCTACAGCGGCGTGGTTTACAGCGACCTGGGCATCAAGAAAGAGTACTTCACCCCGATCTTTGCGCTGGCGCGCATTTCGGGCTGGGTAGCCTCGGTGAACGAGTACACCGCCAACAACCGCCTGCTGCGCCCCACCGCCGAATACATCGGCCCGGTGGACCAGCACTACGTGGACATCCAGAACCGCTGA
- a CDS encoding aspartate/glutamate racemase family protein — protein MKTIGLIGGMSWESTAIYYRHLNEAVRARFGGLRSAQVLLYSFDFDQVVQLQRADRWNEAAELLADVARRLEAAGADLILICTNTMHLVYPQVQAAVTVPVLHIADTTAQAVRAAGLNQVGLLATAFSMERSFLRERLEGHGLSVLVPEADDRAEVHRVIFEELCQGVIRPESKAAYLEAAERLIERGAQGILLGCTEICMLISQADLEVPVFDTTRLHALAALELALVPEPVEN, from the coding sequence ATGAAAACCATAGGCCTGATCGGCGGCATGAGCTGGGAATCCACCGCCATCTACTACCGTCACCTCAACGAGGCGGTGCGCGCACGCTTTGGCGGCCTGCGCTCGGCGCAGGTGCTGCTGTACTCGTTCGACTTTGACCAGGTGGTGCAGTTGCAGCGCGCCGACCGCTGGAACGAGGCCGCCGAACTGCTCGCGGACGTGGCCCGCCGCCTCGAGGCCGCCGGAGCGGACCTGATCTTGATCTGCACCAACACCATGCACCTGGTGTACCCGCAGGTGCAGGCGGCGGTGACGGTACCGGTGCTGCACATCGCGGATACCACGGCTCAGGCGGTGCGCGCAGCGGGCCTGAATCAGGTGGGGCTGCTCGCCACCGCGTTCTCGATGGAGCGCAGCTTCCTGCGCGAACGCCTCGAGGGACACGGCCTGAGCGTGCTGGTCCCCGAAGCCGATGACCGCGCCGAGGTGCACCGGGTGATTTTCGAGGAACTGTGCCAGGGCGTGATCCGGCCCGAATCCAAGGCGGCCTACCTCGAGGCGGCCGAACGCCTGATCGAGCGGGGCGCACAGGGCATTTTGCTTGGCTGCACCGAGATCTGCATGCTGATCTCGCAGGCGGACCTGGAGGTTCCGGTGTTCGACACCACCCGCCTGCATGCCTTGGCTGCCCTGGAGCTGGCCCTGGTACCCGAGCCGGTCGAGAACTGA
- a CDS encoding cytochrome P450: MTTPSPATRCPFPHQARNEQKTNPHPLHAGPAVVRDAQGTYHVYGFEAARTVLRSEHTKQAGFNAEAIGDVPTLNNDPVLFAEGEQHHEMRRQTARYFTPTAVSGYRRMMERLADDLVDELVRTGTMNLDDLSLRMAVQVAARVVGLTDSALPGMASRIAGFVENDYAAPEHASSLVVRLKTLENQRRVLAFYLLDVRPAIARRRKQPREDLISHLLSRNYSDLEIVTECLTYGTAGMATTREFISAAAWHLLEQPELRLEYLHANERERHAILLEILRLEPVVGELYRRTTAELEVNGQVIPQGSRVALHIYDANADRSTVGEAPLAVCPQRSLPRGVQGQVMSFGDGHHRCPGAFLAIQESDIFLRRLLTLRGLRVVRPPRVSWNDLIKGYELRGFGLEVVR; encoded by the coding sequence ATGACCACCCCTTCCCCAGCAACCCGTTGTCCGTTCCCGCACCAAGCGCGCAACGAGCAGAAAACCAATCCTCACCCACTGCATGCGGGTCCGGCCGTGGTCCGCGACGCACAGGGAACCTACCACGTGTACGGCTTCGAGGCCGCCCGCACGGTGCTGCGCAGCGAGCACACAAAACAGGCCGGGTTCAATGCGGAGGCCATCGGTGACGTTCCCACCCTGAACAACGACCCCGTTCTGTTTGCCGAGGGCGAGCAGCATCACGAGATGCGCCGCCAGACCGCACGGTACTTCACGCCGACCGCCGTCTCCGGCTACCGCCGCATGATGGAACGGCTGGCCGATGACCTGGTGGACGAACTGGTCCGCACGGGAACCATGAACCTCGACGACCTGAGCCTGCGCATGGCCGTTCAGGTCGCCGCCCGGGTGGTCGGGCTCACCGACAGCGCCCTGCCCGGCATGGCGAGTCGCATCGCCGGATTCGTCGAAAACGATTACGCGGCCCCCGAACACGCCTCCTCTCTCGTCGTCCGGCTGAAAACCCTCGAGAACCAGCGGCGGGTGCTGGCCTTCTACCTGCTCGATGTCCGGCCCGCCATCGCCCGTCGCAGGAAACAGCCGCGCGAGGACCTGATCTCCCACCTGCTCAGCAGGAACTACAGCGACCTCGAGATCGTCACCGAGTGCCTCACCTACGGGACGGCGGGCATGGCCACCACCCGCGAGTTCATCTCTGCCGCTGCGTGGCACCTGCTCGAGCAACCCGAGTTGCGCCTCGAGTACCTGCACGCCAACGAACGCGAGCGCCACGCCATCTTGCTGGAGATCTTGCGGCTTGAGCCGGTGGTCGGCGAACTGTACCGCCGCACCACCGCCGAGCTCGAGGTGAACGGGCAGGTGATTCCGCAGGGCAGCCGGGTCGCACTGCACATCTACGACGCCAATGCCGACCGCAGCACGGTGGGCGAGGCGCCGCTGGCCGTCTGCCCGCAGCGCAGCCTGCCACGCGGCGTGCAGGGCCAGGTGATGAGCTTCGGAGACGGGCACCACCGCTGTCCGGGAGCCTTTCTTGCCATCCAGGAGAGCGATATCTTCTTGCGCCGCCTGCTGACGCTGCGCGGTCTGCGCGTCGTCCGGCCACCGCGGGTGAGCTGGAACGACCTGATCAAAGGCTACGAACTGCGCGGCTTTGGCCTCGAGGTAGTCCGCTAG
- a CDS encoding DUF2089 domain-containing protein, which translates to MSDPVYPLIPRDPASGLPMLVTRLECPESGVTLEGRFSLGWIARLDREQLEFVGLFVRSRGNVQRMASELGVAYNTVRARLDEVVEALSAPEPAAVLPSSRKPGSERLEVLERLRRRELSVAEALTLLGREPGPEVPGEG; encoded by the coding sequence ATGAGCGACCCGGTCTACCCGTTGATTCCGCGCGACCCCGCCTCGGGCCTGCCCATGCTGGTGACCCGCCTCGAGTGCCCCGAGAGCGGCGTAACCCTCGAGGGGCGCTTCAGCTTGGGCTGGATCGCACGGCTCGACCGCGAGCAGCTCGAATTCGTGGGGCTGTTCGTGCGCTCGCGCGGCAACGTACAGCGCATGGCGAGCGAGCTGGGCGTGGCCTACAACACCGTGCGCGCGCGCCTCGATGAGGTGGTGGAAGCCCTCAGCGCCCCCGAGCCCGCCGCTGTTCTCCCGAGTTCCAGAAAGCCGGGTTCCGAGCGCCTCGAGGTGCTCGAGCGGCTGCGACGCCGCGAGCTGAGCGTGGCCGAGGCCCTGACGCTGCTGGGGCGCGAGCCGGGGCCGGAAGTTCCCGGCGAAGGCTGA
- a CDS encoding YbjN domain-containing protein, producing MTFTEIADYLEQRGWEPNLEDGTLSLDLRSSSVASGVVSVSTEALEGGGMLLRFDLQLDLYVGEDLMAEVMMGVNLLNRQLKVGTLYLEVGDEREDEDPDQEIFFVLGARGGVLLASLDADQLPLIERALRTFEEEISAALDSSLEVKQAIKA from the coding sequence ATGACCTTCACCGAAATCGCCGACTATCTCGAGCAACGCGGCTGGGAACCCAACCTGGAGGATGGGACCCTGAGCCTGGACCTGCGCTCCAGCTCGGTGGCCTCGGGGGTTGTCAGCGTCTCGACCGAGGCCCTCGAGGGGGGCGGCATGCTGCTGCGGTTTGACCTGCAGCTCGACTTGTATGTGGGGGAAGACCTGATGGCCGAGGTCATGATGGGCGTGAACCTGCTCAACCGCCAGCTGAAGGTCGGAACCCTGTACCTCGAGGTGGGTGACGAGCGCGAAGACGAGGACCCGGACCAGGAGATCTTTTTCGTGCTGGGTGCGCGCGGCGGGGTGCTGCTCGCCTCGCTGGACGCGGATCAGCTGCCCCTGATCGAGCGGGCCCTGCGCACCTTCGAAGAGGAGATCTCGGCGGCTCTGGACAGCTCGCTCGAGGTCAAGCAGGCCATCAAGGCCTGA
- a CDS encoding MBL fold metallo-hydrolase → MLIPVTGSLYAVQIPIPYPMKYVTVLIDAARPVTLIDTALDTPEAVAALNIALAELRLTFADIERVIITHHHPDHYGLAGWIQEQSDAAVMMLDLDIARGERYWSQWEGWLAGHARHFAEHGLPSEMLTELEAESAVSRSRVRPARYLTPLHEGDRVTLSGLEFEVLWMPGHADGHLTLWNAAQSLLIAGDVILERITPNVGLYAYSRPDPLGDYLATLTRLELLQPQRTVTGHYGPIIEGAAERAREIREHHLERLELCRTTLRTPMDTFQMSRVMFPRDLNASGRRFALAETLAHLEHLRLHGHLARELRGGVWWYSR, encoded by the coding sequence ATGTTGATCCCGGTCACCGGCAGCCTGTACGCGGTGCAGATTCCCATTCCCTATCCCATGAAGTACGTGACCGTTCTGATCGACGCGGCCCGACCGGTCACCCTGATTGATACCGCCCTGGATACGCCCGAGGCGGTGGCGGCCCTGAACATCGCGTTGGCCGAGCTGCGCCTGACCTTCGCGGACATCGAGCGGGTGATCATCACGCACCATCACCCCGACCACTACGGTCTGGCCGGTTGGATTCAGGAGCAGAGCGACGCGGCGGTGATGATGCTCGACCTTGACATCGCGCGCGGCGAGCGCTACTGGAGCCAGTGGGAAGGCTGGTTGGCCGGGCACGCGCGGCACTTCGCCGAACACGGTCTACCGTCCGAAATGCTGACCGAACTCGAAGCCGAGTCGGCCGTCTCGAGGTCCCGGGTCCGGCCCGCGCGCTACCTCACCCCGCTGCACGAGGGGGACCGCGTGACGCTGAGCGGCCTCGAGTTCGAGGTGCTGTGGATGCCCGGTCATGCGGACGGTCACCTGACGCTGTGGAACGCCGCGCAGAGCCTGCTGATCGCCGGAGACGTGATCCTCGAGCGCATCACGCCGAACGTGGGACTGTACGCCTACTCGCGCCCGGACCCGCTGGGCGACTACCTGGCTACTTTGACCCGCCTCGAGCTGTTGCAGCCCCAGCGTACCGTGACCGGTCACTACGGCCCCATTATCGAGGGCGCTGCCGAGCGGGCCCGCGAGATCCGCGAGCACCACCTCGAGCGCCTCGAGCTGTGCCGCACGACGCTGCGCACGCCGATGGACACCTTCCAGATGTCCAGGGTGATGTTCCCGCGCGACCTGAACGCCTCGGGGCGGCGCTTTGCGCTGGCCGAGACCCTGGCCCACCTCGAGCACCTGCGGCTGCACGGTCATCTCGCCCGCGAACTGCGCGGCGGGGTGTGGTGGTACTCGCGCTAG
- the pstS gene encoding phosphate ABC transporter substrate-binding protein PstS, with the protein MKRALLATLLLTSCAQTEVVRLNGAGASFPFPLYSKYFYEYARLRNVQVNYQSIGSGAGQRQTVARVIHFGASDGPMKDSALEKIPGYPENTILHVPTALGAVVPIYNLEGISGTLRFNGPLLADIYLGKVQKWNDPALKALNPGVKLPDRPINVVHRSDGSGTSFVFTDYLSKVSPEWAEKVGSGTAVNWPTGIGGRGNEGVTAIVQQAEGSIGYVESVYADQNDMTYGAIQNRAGNFIKADPASVTAAAAAVEVPEDTRVSITDSPAPQGYPLASYTWMLAYKDLEGNMTRQEAQAVRDLLEWVVTGGQQYNARLGYAPLPAQTVERARAQIARLTYGGEPLTGR; encoded by the coding sequence GTGAAACGCGCTCTGCTCGCCACACTTCTGCTCACCTCCTGCGCCCAGACCGAGGTCGTGCGCCTCAACGGCGCCGGGGCGTCGTTCCCGTTTCCGCTGTACTCCAAGTATTTTTACGAGTACGCCCGGCTGCGGAACGTCCAGGTGAATTACCAGTCGATCGGCTCCGGAGCCGGACAACGTCAGACCGTCGCGCGCGTCATCCACTTCGGCGCGTCTGACGGACCCATGAAAGACAGCGCGCTCGAGAAGATCCCGGGCTATCCCGAAAACACCATCTTGCACGTACCCACCGCCCTGGGTGCCGTCGTACCGATCTACAACCTCGAGGGAATCAGCGGCACACTGCGCTTCAACGGTCCGCTGCTGGCCGACATCTATCTGGGTAAGGTCCAGAAATGGAACGATCCGGCCCTCAAGGCCCTCAACCCCGGCGTAAAGCTGCCCGACCGCCCGATCAACGTGGTGCACCGCTCGGACGGCTCGGGCACCTCGTTCGTGTTCACCGATTACCTCTCCAAGGTCAGCCCCGAGTGGGCCGAAAAGGTCGGCAGCGGCACCGCCGTGAACTGGCCGACCGGCATCGGCGGGCGCGGCAACGAGGGGGTCACGGCCATCGTGCAGCAGGCCGAGGGCTCGATCGGCTATGTCGAATCGGTGTACGCCGACCAGAACGACATGACCTACGGCGCGATCCAGAACCGCGCGGGGAACTTTATCAAGGCGGACCCGGCCAGCGTGACGGCCGCTGCCGCCGCCGTGGAGGTTCCCGAGGACACCCGCGTGTCGATCACCGACTCGCCTGCCCCGCAGGGCTACCCGCTGGCGTCGTACACCTGGATGCTGGCCTACAAGGACCTCGAGGGCAACATGACCCGCCAGGAGGCCCAAGCGGTACGCGACTTGCTCGAGTGGGTGGTGACGGGCGGCCAGCAGTACAACGCCCGCCTCGGCTACGCCCCGCTGCCCGCGCAGACCGTGGAGCGCGCCCGCGCGCAGATCGCGCGCCTGACCTACGGCGGCGAGCCCCTGACCGGGCGCTGA
- the pstC gene encoding phosphate ABC transporter permease subunit PstC encodes MIKSARPAPSSRGDGIFKGIIIFIALCIVAIFGLSMYELYTSGKDAFSTFGFFGFIGSSIWDPVAQRFGAWTFIAGTALTSVLALVIAVPLALASAIFVTEYAPRWLSEPVSYLVELLAAIPSVIYGLWAIFVLVPIVRNLQLSVLLNPNLREIDLIQVTAPSGLGLLTAVLILAVMVIPYTASVARDVIRLVPQEQREAAYALGATKWEVIRTAILPYARAGIMGGVILSLGRALGETIAVTMVIGNTTQVPKSIFDSTATMASVIANQFGEASGLQLSSLIGLGFLLFLLSVVVNFTARIIIARLTPEGIKV; translated from the coding sequence ATGATCAAAAGCGCCAGACCAGCGCCCTCCTCGCGTGGAGACGGCATCTTCAAGGGCATCATCATCTTCATTGCCCTGTGCATCGTGGCCATTTTCGGCCTGTCGATGTACGAGCTTTACACCAGCGGTAAAGATGCCTTCTCGACGTTCGGTTTCTTCGGCTTTATCGGCTCGAGCATCTGGGATCCGGTCGCGCAGCGGTTCGGAGCCTGGACCTTTATTGCGGGTACCGCGCTGACCTCGGTGCTGGCTCTGGTCATCGCCGTGCCGCTCGCGCTGGCCTCGGCAATCTTCGTGACCGAATACGCGCCGCGCTGGCTGTCCGAGCCGGTGTCGTACCTGGTCGAGCTGCTGGCCGCCATTCCTTCGGTGATTTACGGTCTGTGGGCCATCTTCGTGCTGGTGCCGATCGTGCGCAACCTGCAGCTCTCGGTGCTGCTGAACCCGAACCTGCGCGAGATTGACCTGATTCAGGTCACGGCCCCCTCGGGCCTGGGCCTGCTGACCGCCGTGCTGATCCTGGCTGTGATGGTAATTCCCTACACGGCCTCGGTCGCGCGCGACGTGATCCGCCTGGTGCCGCAGGAACAGCGCGAGGCCGCCTACGCCCTGGGCGCCACCAAGTGGGAAGTGATCCGCACCGCGATCTTGCCCTACGCCCGCGCGGGCATCATGGGCGGCGTGATCCTGAGCCTGGGACGCGCGCTCGGTGAGACCATCGCGGTCACCATGGTGATCGGCAACACCACCCAGGTCCCGAAGAGCATCTTTGACTCGACCGCCACCATGGCCAGCGTGATTGCCAACCAGTTCGGCGAGGCCAGCGGCCTGCAGCTCTCCAGCCTGATCGGCCTGGGCTTCTTGCTGTTCCTGCTGTCGGTGGTCGTGAACTTTACGGCCCGCATCATCATCGCCCGCCTGACCCCGGAGGGAATCAAGGTATGA
- the pstA gene encoding phosphate ABC transporter permease PstA encodes MTTHALAQNKVGDGKRRSRTISNAIAAGFIALGTLIVLLPLFAVFYYLIAQGLSSIDLNFFTKLPVPVGEEGGGLANAIVGTIILVALASILGVTVGVGGGIFLAEYSENKLVPYIRLVADVLSGIPAIVMGLVSYGLVVMTTGKFSAISGGIALGFLMVPIIVRTTEEVLKLVPLATREAGLALGLPRWRVIMSIVLPTALGGIVTGVMLSVARVAGEAAPLLFTAFGNQFWNVFNLDQPISALPLVIYNYASSPYEEWHRLASAAALVLVVMVFLTTLIARIATRRR; translated from the coding sequence ATGACCACCCATGCGCTTGCGCAGAACAAGGTGGGGGACGGCAAGCGCCGCTCCCGTACGATCAGCAACGCCATCGCGGCCGGCTTTATCGCCCTGGGCACCTTGATCGTGCTGCTGCCGCTGTTCGCGGTGTTCTACTACCTGATCGCCCAGGGTCTGTCCTCGATTGACCTGAACTTCTTCACCAAGCTGCCGGTTCCGGTCGGCGAAGAGGGCGGCGGTCTGGCCAACGCCATCGTCGGCACCATCATCCTGGTCGCGCTGGCCTCGATCCTGGGCGTCACGGTCGGCGTGGGTGGCGGCATCTTCTTGGCCGAGTACTCGGAGAACAAGCTCGTTCCCTACATCCGTCTGGTCGCGGACGTGCTCTCGGGCATTCCGGCCATCGTGATGGGTCTGGTGTCCTACGGTCTGGTGGTCATGACCACCGGCAAGTTCAGCGCCATCTCGGGCGGCATCGCGCTGGGATTTTTGATGGTCCCCATCATCGTGCGCACCACCGAGGAAGTGCTCAAGCTCGTTCCCCTCGCCACCCGCGAGGCGGGGCTGGCGCTGGGCCTGCCGCGCTGGCGCGTGATCATGTCGATCGTGCTGCCCACCGCACTGGGCGGTATCGTGACCGGCGTGATGCTCTCGGTGGCCCGCGTGGCCGGCGAGGCCGCTCCGCTGCTGTTCACCGCCTTTGGTAACCAGTTCTGGAACGTCTTCAACCTTGACCAGCCCATCTCGGCCCTGCCACTGGTGATCTACAACTACGCCAGCAGCCCCTACGAGGAATGGCACCGACTGGCCAGTGCTGCCGCACTGGTGCTGGTGGTGATGGTGTTCCTCACGACCCTGATCGCCCGTATCGCCACCCGGAGGCGCTAA